GAAGTGccctaaaaaaaaggaaagcactTGAATCTAATACATTCCAAACCGCGGTGAAAAATAACCTCTCGAATTTTCCTGTGCATCGCTGCTCACCTCAGCCGTGCCGTGCCTCCATTCGAGCCTCCGGCGCGAGGACCGCCCGAAGCTCTCGCCGGCGCAACCACGTATCTCCGGTCCACCGCCGCGTCAACCGCCTGAACTGGAGAGGTATCGCCACCaacggtactctctctctctctctctctcccttccggCCTCCTTCGTTGATTATCCTGAAATTATCACCACGTCCGGCGAGTTTCGCTTTCCGATTTCTTCCCCTGATTGTTCTGGCGAATCGTCGTGGAGTCTGCTCAGGCGGTTCTCCGGCGACCTAGGAGACCGTTGATACGCAGTCTGATTGAATGGATTTTTGCTTGGTTTGAGAAACCTGCCGCTCGGAGTGCTTCTATCCCGTTCGAATCCGATTCGGCACCAATGTCGATGCTTGCCGATTGAGATGTGTTGGAGCTCGATCCGTTGATGGCGAGAATGAACCTGCGCCGTCCAATCGTTGGAATTCTATGCTTATGCCTTTCTTTCAAGTCGGGTTGATTAGGCTTGGCTTGTTTCATTTCCTTCAACCTCGGATAAGAGTTGGATGCCGCCGTGCGAATTATCAACCGGTCTtaaggattttctttttctttaaacatgTGAAAGACGAAATGCGCATTCGTGTGGCGTCCTAAAGGTTTTGCTCCACGTCCGGTTCCTAATCATGATGAAATTCTGCTCTCAAATGCCTTGTTGTTTCagaactgagagagagagagagagagatttgatgTTCGAAAATTTGCTGTGAAGTGATGCGAAGAAATACATCTTCAATGCCTGCGTGTTGGAAACATTTCTTAGAGCGTAACATCTTCAAACTATGCAGTATAACTTTACAGGCACAAGTTCCAGTCACCTTTAGCTTAAAGATGTTGTCTTTCAAGTTTCCTTCCCCCGCGCCACAAAGACATGTATAGTATGAAGATATTGTAGGATTTGAATTCAGGCAACAGCCTATTAGGTCACAATGGAACTTCCTCTTGTTGTATTCACTtctttttctcaagttttttgGTTCTGTTCAAACTAGTTTCCTTTGGGCGTAATACTCCATTTTATGGAATGCCTATTTGTCCATATTTGCCTCTAAGTGGAAAGATAATTGGTCTGTGATTTTTCGATTTGTTATTGTCGGTGATCTGTAATTAAATCATGCTTTTACTTGGTGTTGTAGGGCTGCTTGAGTCGCGGACAAGATGCATCCCCCTCTAACTTTGCACCGTCATCCAATGTGTGCTGAAGTAAGTCAATATCGCTTTTCAGATTACTTCACTACTTAAAAATGCTCCTGCTATCTGCTGTCTGCTGTTTCTGCTTGAGATATTTGATGGGTTCAAGTGATCAAGGGTTAACGTGCTTAGATATGAGAAGATTTCTCAGTCCTTGGGATCTTGAATCACCTCTTTAGATATCTCTTCTCCATTTCTTACCTCATCTGTGTTTAAGCAAGGAATGTAGGTAGGCTAAAACCTATTgctttttgtgaaaaaaagtaatttgtCATTACTTTAATTAGCCTGAAATAAGCTCAATGTGCATGAAAGCGCTCCTGTAGAGCTCAGTTGGTAAAAAATGGTAGTGTTATCTCTtttgtatttatctttttaAGATAAGTGGGAAAGTTCATTCAAGATTCACCTCAAATCGTCTTTCAATGTAAGGTTAGTAAGCCTACACTTTTTCAATCTTGCGTTCTTCTTAGTAACGTCACAAATagcatcaaggaagaaaaacacACTTTTCTAAGAGGTATTATAAAAACTTGATGTTTTAGATGTTATCATCCTATTTTTGCACTTGTCGTCAACATGCTGGAAATAACACCATGGTGATTCTGTTTGGACCCGTTTGAAAAGgttaaaatcaataaaaatctgCATCCTCTGTATCATGTGTCCTATTAAAGAACTATTGGACTGGATTGATCTGATGCCAAAATATTCTTCTTAAGGAAATTTAGAGTCTCCTTaatattttgtaattctttGGATGACTGGCttgatcttttcattttctgatCATACTGTCCTGTATGCTTGTTAGTGGATTCTGTACTTTGATCTCATCAAGGATGATGAATCTGTTCAGAGAACTAGAGATCCACTAGTCATTTTGCTGGGATTCCAAGAAATGTTGCCGTTCCCAGTTTGAACAGTTTGAAAGAGGTCTCTCTGTGATCTAaccaataaagaaaattatctgAGTTTACCTTAAGAACGAGAAAATTATATTGGCAATAACCATTTTCATCAGAAAACTAGACATCCACTAATGATTTTGCTGGGATTCCAACTCTTACATTGAAAAATATGTGCCAGCGCCAGCACTCCATAAAGCATATTATTTTCAACACTTACTCAATAGTTTGACGGTGCTTATCATCAGGCAAAATGCATAACCTAATTGCATTAATCCCAGTAGCAATCGTTCAATCTTTAGTTGGAAAAATGGACATGTGCTGATTGAAGTTTTCTATTGCTGCAGATAATTGAACAGTTTCAACAGTGTCACTTAGACCATCCCCTTGGAAAATTTTTCGGCAAATGTACCGACCTAAAAGTAAAGCTTGATCGCTGTTTTCGGGCAGAGGTGGGACTTTGCTATACTGATGAGGTTATACTTCAGATATTGTGAACTTTCATTTGATTTGTTGcatgatttcaaatttttttacagAAAGCCGTGAAACGAAAGGCTAACTTCGAAGAGAGCAAGAAACTGAAAGAGAGGCTACAAGCTTATAGAAAGGAAACTGCTGAGACAATTCAGTGAACAGAAATACCTGCAAGATCAGTCCTTAGTGATGGAGTAAGGTTTATATGAATCAGAATGTTGGACAAGTGAGGGAGCTTGATCTTCAAGAATCTTGCACTGTAGAAATTTGTTACAGCATATTCTTTTCTATAGATTCctgggaaaataaaaagaaacttcaAGGCCATGAACCTGAATATTTTAAGGAAGGTTTTGCATGGAAAAAGAGATCTCTGGAATCTCCAGGAGGTAAATCTTCAGCATTGTACTACTAGGCATGAATTGAAGAACATTTACAAAATAATGTCGACGTGATTCCAAAAGCTTGAAGGCAAAAGTCATGGTTCTCTCCTTTTCGGTTTACACACTGTTGGTTGTTGCGGTCGGTACACTTCTGTCCTATTGGCATGCTCTATTCTTGGCCAAAAGCAAAATGAATTGCGTGCATTGATTTATATGACAGTCGTGGCTCAGTCTCTGTATTTTCCTTGTCATATATTCTTGCGTACTTGATTTTATAGGTTACTCTGGTAGACAAGATTAGCGCATATTTATCCGATACACAGGCTCTCCCTAGTAAGGAAAGATTCATTTGTCAGACGCAGGTCGAAGCTAAGGAACAGTGATTGCTAGGAAGGGAACAGATGAATTACATGTCCGATGTTTCAGACTCTTAAAACGATTATATACTCCGTGGAAATAATTACTATCGACCATTGGATGGGCCGTGAGAGAATTGTCATTTCGAGTTTCATGGCAGCATACAAAAGGGATAATAACACCATTAGCAAAAGGTTATTTTGTGAAATATACGATGCCATTCCTAAACTTCTAATTGGTACGATCAGGATTGTTAATTGGTTTAACGTTATCTTTGAACTTTCAAATGGTCGAATTAAGTCTTGGAGTTGCTTTCAACTGCTCAAtgtcattcttgatttgaaaaaagtttcaaaatggGGAAAACCGCCAGTCTAATAATAATcatgtcatcttcttttttaaattttaaagtgAATAATGTCCAAAAGGTCATAAACCTAATATATAGGAGTCAATTTGgttctaaatttttcttttaacaatttgctaaTGTAATCATTTCGataattttggttgaaattcaCTAGTGTAACAGTGTAATCGACGTCGGTCGTCGTACATGGGTTAATAAAAACATGATACGTAAGATGACTAGCAATCACGTCACATAGGATGGATAATAttgatgtagacaatttttgtaatttttaaaatttcttaaattgttttgttattcttttgcttttttggttctttttttcttccaatgaGAGCTGTGATGCCCTCTCCCAAACTACGCTAAGGTTGGTTAACATCCTCGCTGGcccaaatttggaaaagaaaataaaagaaataattataattaaaattaaaattgcacaaattacTCACATTAGTGTCAACTATATCGCGGAGGATGGTCAACATTGACTAAATTGCTATATTAGTGAGTTTTGGCCAACATTGGCTAGAATGACTTAATTAATAAATCGTCAAAAAATTGgagattaaattagcacaattaaaaagttcaaaattatatcgataaatcatcaaaaagcttaagattaaattaacataattgaaaattttataactaaattagccaTCATATGATAtgtttagaagtttttgaacaaatttttcaaattttcaatctttGTCATGTCAATTGGGAAGGGAATTATGAAATTAAGCACTCCGCaccttttttagttttttgttttggtttttttttttttggggggggtttgGTCCAACTACTCCGCACCTGGTACCAGCATAATATTTTAGTGTCGTTTTCCTTGTTCTTCTTGTCTTTATACAAGCCTCACGAATATAAGCAGATCTACAGTCACTATCTAATAGGAGTGAGTGAGGACATTTGTTTAAGTGAATGAGTTCCAAGAAGAAGAATTGTTTAAGTGAATAGTACACATCGAAAAGGAATGCCTATTGCCGTTTTGCAAGTATAGGTCCATGTGAAATTCACATATTAAATTTTCTCACTTCTAATGTTAATGCTAGACACGACCGGATCACCAAAAAGTTCAGGGCAATGCTAAAAATTGAGGGCCTGTTTGGTTCGGTCAAGGGAAATGGCTTTGGGAAAATATAAATACTTTTGGGGTAAATGggtttttggaaatgttttagTATTTGGCAaattataactttaaaatgCATTGGAAAGTGATTTTAACATAGAACCATTTGATAAATCTTGCATTTGTAAAGggcttttattaattaaaaaaaattaaaatcaaatccGATGAAATTCTACTGTTGATCAATTGTTTGAAGTTAGATCTAGCCGTTGGACAACTTCGCATGAGGTCACGCGACCTAGGCGGCGTCACCTAGGGTTGCCTGAGGTCATGCCACCCCTTGGGCGGCGGTGGCCAACCTTCGGCAACTATTGGGAAGAGGAAAATGAACAgtcaatctcaaaaaaaaaggggttgaCAAGTGAACAATAAAAGTGgatttgcatttccaaaatacaaaaatagaaaactcaAAGCAAGTGAGCTTTTAACTTTCTCAATGTTGACATTTGGCCAATGAGCTTCAGAAAATGGTTGTCAAATGtctaatatttttctcaagagaTTTTAAAGAGCTCAAAGCCCCTGAGAGAAGCTGAATCAAACGGGGCCTAAATAAAAGTTTGGGTTTCAAGCAtaccaaattgaaattttaggaaCGATATGGCAGGTTCGCAGGGACTAC
The sequence above is drawn from the Eucalyptus grandis isolate ANBG69807.140 chromosome 11, ASM1654582v1, whole genome shotgun sequence genome and encodes:
- the LOC104425217 gene encoding COX assembly mitochondrial protein 2 homolog — its product is MHPPLTLHRHPMCAEIIEQFQQCHLDHPLGKFFGKCTDLKVKLDRCFRAEKAVKRKANFEESKKLKERLQAYRKETAETIQ